In Anaerolineae bacterium, a single window of DNA contains:
- a CDS encoding DNA polymerase III beta subunit: protein MKVSVLQENLAHGLSIVSRAVSPRTTLPVLGNVLVATDEGRLRLSATNLELGITCWIGAKIEEEGSTTVPARTFNELVSTLPAQTIEMALNLRTQTLNVRCGTSDTNLKCIDAQEFPPMPALDWEDGIELNVADFKEMIQQVAFAASKDEARPVLTGVQMTLRDRQITLAAADGFRLSLRRGDLPREVSSPLSAIIPARAMVELARIVSDANQTLTMFLPPGRGQIVFRTKDLELVSQLIDGAYPELEQLIPTRYNTRTVLPTQEFLKACKRVEIFAREGSNIARLNITPGGDLQPGMVEISGQSEETGSNENRINATVEGQPQLIAFNVSFLREVLDVLKTPSVALETTSDKAPGVIRPVGDEKLAASFVHVVMPMHLGG, encoded by the coding sequence ATGAAAGTGTCTGTATTGCAAGAAAACCTGGCTCATGGGCTGAGCATTGTTTCGCGTGCCGTCTCACCCCGCACCACCTTGCCGGTTTTGGGCAATGTGCTGGTTGCCACCGATGAAGGGCGCTTACGACTTTCGGCGACCAATCTCGAATTGGGAATTACCTGTTGGATCGGAGCGAAAATCGAAGAGGAAGGTTCTACCACTGTACCGGCTCGCACGTTCAACGAATTGGTCAGCACTTTGCCTGCCCAAACGATCGAGATGGCTTTAAACCTGCGCACGCAGACGCTCAATGTACGTTGTGGCACCTCAGACACCAACTTAAAGTGCATCGACGCCCAGGAATTTCCTCCCATGCCGGCTCTGGATTGGGAGGACGGGATTGAATTGAATGTGGCCGATTTCAAAGAAATGATTCAGCAGGTGGCTTTCGCTGCCTCAAAAGATGAAGCCAGACCGGTGCTGACCGGGGTGCAGATGACACTTCGCGATCGTCAGATTACCCTGGCGGCTGCGGATGGTTTTCGCCTTTCTCTCCGTCGCGGAGATCTGCCACGCGAGGTGTCGTCGCCGCTTTCGGCAATCATCCCCGCCCGGGCGATGGTAGAGTTAGCCAGGATTGTCTCCGACGCCAATCAAACCCTGACCATGTTCCTGCCTCCTGGCCGGGGGCAAATCGTTTTTCGAACCAAAGATTTAGAGCTGGTTTCACAACTGATCGATGGGGCTTATCCTGAACTGGAGCAGTTGATCCCCACCCGTTATAACACCCGCACAGTCTTACCCACGCAGGAATTTCTCAAAGCCTGTAAACGGGTGGAAATTTTTGCCCGGGAAGGTTCCAATATCGCCCGTTTGAACATCACCCCTGGTGGTGACTTGCAACCTGGCATGGTCGAAATCTCGGGACAATCCGAAGAGACCGGATCGAACGAGAATCGGATTAATGCCACGGTGGAGGGTCAACCACAGTTGATCGCTTTTAACGTCAGTTTTCTGCGCGAAGTGCTCGATGTCCTTAAGACACCTAGCGTGGCTTTGGAAACCACCTCGGATAAAGCGCCGGGGGTGATCCGACCGGTTGGAGATGAAAAATTGGCTGCCTCTTTTGTTCATGTGGTGATGCCGATGCACCTCGGAGGATAA